The following DNA comes from Heterodontus francisci isolate sHetFra1 chromosome 44, sHetFra1.hap1, whole genome shotgun sequence.
atgaggcgtTGTTCCACTaacctgagcatttccagcaatttgtcacttcaaaaaagtacgtcagtggctgttaagctttggaacatgctgaggttgtgagatacaagtctgtgtttctgtcattagCTCTACAAGCCAGAGCCCGTCCATTTCCATGATCACTGACACACACCACTCTCCCACCATCGCAACCTTTAACCAATTACAAACAGTTCCTACCATGTCACCACTGGATTTGCCACTGCTACTGACGTGACCACTATACCCCACTATTATCACTGATATCAACCGAGACCCCCTCACTGGCACTAATGTCACCACTGAACCTGCTACTGTAACTGATGTCACCACTGGACCCCCTACTGGCACTGATATCAAACTGGATCCCTCacggtggcacagtgacgcagtagttagcaccacagcctcgcagctccagcgatccgggtttgattctgggtactgcctgtgcggagtttgcaagttctccctgtgaccgcgtgggtttctgccgggtgctccagtttcctcccacagccaaagacttgcaagttgataggtaaattggccattgtaaattgcccctagtgtaggtgggtggtaggagaatggtgggaaggtggggatgtggtagggaatatgggattaatgtaggattagtataaatgggtggttgatggttggcacagactcagtgggccgaagggcctgttttagtgctgtatctctctatgatgtcACCACTGGACCCCCTCACTGGCGCTGATATTAAACTGGATCCCTCACTGGCACTGATGTCACCACCGGACTCTCTACTGGCAATGCAGTCACCCTGGACCCCCTCACTGGCAATGATGTCACCACTGGACTCTCTACTGGCAATGCAGTCACCCTGGACCCCCTCACTGGCAATGATGTCACCACTGGACTCTCTACTGGCAATGCAGTCACCCTGGACCCCCTCACTGGCAATGTTGTCACCACTGGACTCTCTACTGGCAATGCAGTCACCCTGGACCCCCTCACTGGCAATGATGTCACCACCGGACTCTCTACTGGCAATGCAGTCACCCTGGACCCCCTCACTGGCAATGATGTCACCACTGGACTCTCTACTGGCAATGCAGTCCCCCTGGACCCCCTCACTGGCACTGATGTCACCACTGGATCCTCCCCTAGCACTGACACTGGCACTAACACCAGCCCCgaaccccctcctctctcctcccgccAGCGGCCGCAATCACCGCGCGCACACCCGCTTCCAAACCGCCGAGGACGCAAAGGGCCGAACCGCGCCTGCGTGGAACTTTCCAGGCGGCGCACGCGGGGACCGGCGAGAGACTCCGCATGCGCGGCTTgcgcctccctcctcctcctcctcctctgggcAGGTGATGGCGGGCGTATGGCGCCGCTCGCTCAACATTGCCAACTGGAAGCGGCTCCCCTGGCTCCAGGTACACGGACCAGGGCGGCGCGCAGCTTACTCTTTGATCCAGGCCGGTTTCTGAGTGCCCGGGGTCGGGGTCCGCCATGAGGATAAgagcaaagaagggtcactgacccgaaacgttaactctgcttctctttccacagatgctgccagacctgctgagtgattccagcatttcttgtttttgttccgccATGAGGAGACGGTGGCTGTGTCGGTACCGTTTAATGTCCGGAGGCTGTCAGCGCCCAGTGGAACCAGAAGCGGGCTATTTCAGTGCCAGTGGGGGTTGGGGGCTACAGTGGTCACGTCTGTTTTAGTAAGGGATCCGTCAGTGTCAACAGTGACAGTAAGGGATCCGTCAGTGTCAACAGTGACAGTAAGGGGTCCATTAGTGTCAACAGTGACAGTAAGGGGTCCATTAGTGTCAACAGTGACAGTAAGGGGTCCATTAGTGACAACAGTGACAGTAAGGGGTCCATTAGTGTCAACAGTGACAATAAGGGGTCCATTAGTGTCAACAGTGACAGTAAGGGATCCGTCAGTGTCAACAGTGACAGTAAGGGGTCCATTAGTGACAACAGTGACAGTAAGGGGTCTATTAGTGACAACAGTGACAGTAAGGGGTCTATTAGTGTCAACAGTGACAGTAAGGGATCCGTCAGTGTCAACAGTGACAGTAAGGGGTCCGTCAGTGTCAACAGTGACAGTAAGGGGTCCATTAGTGTCAACAGTGACAGTAAGGGGTCCATTAGTGTCAACAGTGACAGTAAGGGGTCCATTAGTGTCAACAGTGAC
Coding sequences within:
- the mrpl49 gene encoding mitochondrial ribosomal protein L49; its protein translation is MMSPLDSLLAMQSPWTPSLAMLSPLDSLLAMQSPWTPSLAMMSPPDSLLAMQSPWTPSLAMMSPLDSLLAMQSPWTPSLALMSPLDPPLALTLALTPAPNPLLSPPASGRNHRAHTRFQTAEDAKGRTAPAWNFPGGARGDRRETPHARLAPPSSSSSSGQVMAGVWRRSLNIANWKRLPWLQNCTNSISSDAKYPGIIESTEEFKFVERLIPPATVPVPPKHDHYPTPSGWCPPRDPPPDLPYIIRRSRMHNLPVYTDITHGNRKMTVIRKVEGDIWMLEKDLKEFLVQLTGKMPLTQVNEVTMSLRVKGYFDKELKSWLMEKGF